In a single window of the Chitinophagales bacterium genome:
- a CDS encoding IS3 family transposase produces MLLQLYPSFSIGFLCKLFGKSRQAYYEQFKEKNDRELEEVIVLKIVAEIRSELPRIGTRKVHFMLQERLAVHDISIGRDRLYELMGEHGYLLRYRKRKPYTTNSNHPYYKYPNLIKDLVLFKPNQLWVSDITYIQLSGKFAYLSIITDAYSRKIVGYCLYPTLHSEGVIQAFLMASKNVKRELYNLIHHSDRGVQYCSANYVEQLNAHRIKISMTENGDPYENAIAERVNGILKTEFELSKPFKDFNEAMHTIDEAIRKYNELRPHLSCNYLTPAVAHQREGALSQSWVKKKIKNGAIVV; encoded by the coding sequence TTGCTCTTACAACTCTATCCTAGCTTTAGCATAGGATTTTTATGTAAGCTGTTTGGTAAGAGCCGTCAGGCTTATTATGAGCAATTTAAAGAAAAAAATGATAGGGAACTAGAAGAAGTCATCGTATTGAAAATTGTAGCAGAAATACGTTCGGAATTACCTCGCATAGGTACAAGAAAGGTTCATTTTATGCTTCAAGAGCGTTTAGCAGTTCATGATATTTCAATTGGACGGGACAGATTGTACGAATTAATGGGAGAACATGGCTATTTGTTGAGATATAGGAAAAGAAAGCCCTATACCACAAACTCGAATCATCCATATTATAAATATCCAAACTTAATCAAAGACCTTGTTTTATTTAAACCGAATCAACTATGGGTAAGTGATATTACCTACATCCAACTTTCTGGAAAATTTGCATATCTCAGTATTATCACCGATGCCTATTCCCGTAAGATTGTGGGATATTGCCTTTACCCTACACTACACAGCGAAGGGGTGATTCAAGCTTTTCTTATGGCTAGTAAAAACGTCAAAAGGGAATTGTACAACCTAATTCACCATTCCGATAGAGGCGTTCAATATTGTTCTGCCAACTATGTAGAGCAACTAAATGCCCATAGAATAAAAATATCGATGACTGAAAATGGAGACCCTTATGAAAATGCCATTGCAGAGCGTGTCAATGGCATCTTAAAAACAGAATTTGAATTAAGTAAACCATTCAAAGATTTCAATGAGGCTATGCACACTATCGATGAAGCCATACGAAAATACAATGAGCTTAGACCTCATTTAAGCTGTAATTACTTAACTCCCGCAGTAGCACATCAAAGAGAAGGTGCTCTAAGTCAAAGCTGGGTAAAGAAAAAAATTAAAAATGGAGCAATAGTGGTATGA
- a CDS encoding PD-(D/E)XK nuclease family protein — MEKINNLLNQVAIINKKNAEILDATGGRFNMFRVCGVNHYENTHSAILAELLNPNGTHGLKSKLLECFIDTLGDYFTIVKFDLDKSRIHTEHSTEEGRIDILIEDNQNKAIIIENKIYANDQPEQLKRYNRYAQTYKNGYQILYLTLLGDNASEQSGGGVSYLSISYKENIINWLEKCVAIASRFPTVRETIIQYINHLKQLTNQDMDIKNKEEITEVLSKIENLRAAQAIYQNYSATYNYLIEKHFNPKMEEFAKQKGLEYHYERSEEQYVRFHLTNSNWQAKCWIGFTFEGNRCHYGLCNNPNVYRISEENRKTLHENLNKLDIFSRKESNWWPFYAHYTNLSLDTWESDIIKSDNFLNECKDKIEKLLIAMEGINF; from the coding sequence ATGGAGAAAATAAATAATTTACTAAATCAAGTAGCAATTATAAATAAAAAGAATGCTGAAATTTTAGATGCGACTGGTGGTCGGTTTAATATGTTTCGTGTTTGTGGCGTAAACCATTATGAAAACACACATTCGGCAATACTTGCAGAACTATTAAATCCAAATGGAACACACGGGTTAAAATCTAAATTATTGGAGTGTTTTATTGACACATTGGGAGATTATTTTACCATTGTTAAATTCGACCTTGACAAATCACGAATACATACTGAACACTCAACTGAAGAAGGACGAATTGATATTTTGATTGAGGATAATCAAAACAAGGCAATAATTATTGAGAATAAAATTTATGCAAACGACCAACCAGAACAATTAAAAAGATACAATAGATATGCTCAAACATATAAAAATGGCTATCAAATATTATATCTTACACTTTTAGGAGATAATGCATCAGAGCAAAGTGGTGGTGGTGTTTCTTATTTATCAATTTCGTATAAAGAAAATATAATCAATTGGCTTGAAAAATGTGTTGCAATCGCCTCTCGTTTTCCAACAGTCAGAGAGACTATAATTCAATATATTAATCACTTAAAGCAATTAACCAATCAAGATATGGATATAAAGAACAAAGAAGAAATAACAGAAGTTCTATCAAAAATTGAGAATTTAAGAGCTGCTCAAGCAATTTATCAGAATTATTCTGCGACTTACAACTACCTTATTGAAAAGCATTTTAATCCTAAAATGGAAGAGTTTGCAAAACAAAAAGGATTAGAATATCATTATGAACGTAGTGAAGAGCAATATGTTAGATTTCACTTGACAAATTCAAATTGGCAAGCGAAATGTTGGATAGGTTTCACTTTTGAAGGTAATCGTTGTCATTATGGATTATGCAACAATCCAAATGTTTACAGAATATCCGAAGAGAACAGAAAAACTCTTCACGAGAACTTGAACAAGTTAGATATATTTTCTCGCAAAGAAAGTAATTGGTGGCCATTTTATGCTCATTATACAAACTTGTCGCTTGACACTTGGGAAAGCGACATTATTAAAAGTGACAACTTTCTGAATGAGTGCAAAGACAAAATTGAAAAATTACTTATAGCAATGGAAGGAATAAATTTTTAA
- a CDS encoding 5'-nucleotidase gives MGLDFSEILVVGVSSRALFNLEKENEVFDKEGIEGFRKYQLEHENELLEKGTAFPLIESLLKLNSLAKKSIIEVVVMSRNSPETGVRVLKAIKHYNLPLTRWAFSGGEPLSPFLDAFDVDLFLSKDEKEVQKVIDSANCATALIYDPPADYKPETERVKFAFDADAVVFSEESELIYKTKDLAAFHKHEEENEDVPLNDGPFAELLRKLSKIQEHLPMTIELTPLRIAIVTARNAPSHMRVIKTLRNWGVYVDEAYFMGGLSKDKVLKAFGAHIYFDDQEIHLDGSSKVVPCGRVLYKSDSPMKQFEKKKITDEGNDNK, from the coding sequence ATGGGATTAGACTTTTCTGAAATATTGGTTGTGGGAGTTTCTTCAAGGGCATTGTTCAACTTGGAGAAAGAAAATGAAGTATTCGACAAAGAAGGAATTGAAGGTTTCAGAAAGTACCAACTCGAACACGAAAATGAACTGCTTGAAAAGGGGACAGCATTTCCACTAATTGAAAGTTTATTAAAGTTAAACTCACTTGCTAAAAAGTCAATCATTGAAGTAGTTGTAATGTCTCGGAACAGTCCAGAGACAGGTGTACGAGTTTTGAAAGCTATTAAGCATTACAATTTACCATTGACAAGATGGGCTTTCTCAGGTGGAGAACCATTATCTCCTTTCCTTGACGCTTTTGATGTGGACTTGTTTCTGTCAAAAGACGAGAAAGAAGTTCAAAAAGTAATTGACTCGGCAAATTGTGCAACTGCTTTAATTTACGACCCACCAGCAGACTATAAACCTGAAACGGAAAGAGTAAAATTTGCTTTTGATGCTGATGCAGTTGTTTTTTCGGAAGAATCGGAACTGATATATAAAACCAAAGACTTAGCTGCCTTTCACAAACACGAAGAAGAAAACGAAGATGTGCCTTTGAATGACGGTCCTTTTGCAGAGCTATTACGCAAACTCTCCAAAATTCAAGAGCATTTGCCAATGACAATTGAATTAACTCCTTTGAGAATTGCGATTGTAACAGCGAGAAACGCACCAAGTCATATGAGAGTTATCAAAACGCTTAGAAATTGGGGCGTATATGTTGATGAAGCTTATTTTATGGGCGGACTTTCAAAAGACAAAGTTTTGAAAGCTTTTGGAGCACACATATACTTTGACGACCAAGAAATACATTTAGATGGCTCAAGCAAAGTTGTTCCTTGCGGTAGAGTTTTATATAAATCTGATTCGCCAATGAAACAATTTGAGAAAAAGAAAATCACAGATGAAGGAAACGACAATAAATAA